One stretch of Clavelina lepadiformis chromosome 6, kaClaLepa1.1, whole genome shotgun sequence DNA includes these proteins:
- the LOC143463221 gene encoding solute carrier organic anion transporter family member 4A1-like isoform X2 has protein sequence MSLTKKFRLSVDSSESQIDVDLPKEETCGCEVGCAGCWESERFPAKKCQTFATTKWALFFFSLGGVVQGFLVNGHTPVIISTIEKRFKLTSTESGLIASMYDIGGSLTILFVTYVGGRRHKTQWVGWGLFMIGLSGIIFSIPHFVAPTYSFQEMTNICGSSATENCVISMLKNFRFVFYFAMLITGVGSSPLYSLAITFLDENVKQRYSALYNGILITMSIVGPGIGFLVGAALLDIYTYPSETVTINQSSENWVGAWWMGSFIIGFVGIFVSIPVLMLPRVIPGTEKHRMEREKEIHHSAQDTAQKEVFGKSFRDFPQCTLTLLRNPTFLFLSLGTALDSVLIGGFAVFGAKYLETQFALGVSQAGTYFGLMAILGGAGGQLVGGGSIAKFNLKMPTMLRINYIAPVLAVACGGVYFITCSNLAFAGVNSAYSGSSAINGISDSCNADCGCEEGLYHPVCGSDRVTYFSPCFAGCESQNVNTYNNCTCIVSTAANSSATTGFCTDEICSKSWQLIVFCFFNFLLMFFTFVNEASVLQASLRCVAFNQRSFAIGLQVLFSRVLGTVPGPLIVGALFDRACSKWTQECGTRGSCLIYDNKNLSLYLAVFIIVIKLLDALIFWIAHLRYKPIPAEFTDDDACVEEDKHSISDDKTKEPNKDVQLVTKSNGSARAPVIEQPISRDKMSSALPGETLSSNTFDNHSFVADDAIMPR, from the exons ATGAGTTTAACAAAGAAGTTTCGTTTGAGTGTTGATAGCTCGGAATCCCAAATCGACGTCGATCTTCCTAAGGAAGAAACGTGCGGATGTGAGGTTGGATGTGCTGGATGTTGGGAAAGTGAAAG GTTTCCCGCCAAAAAGTGCCAGACTTTCGCTACAACGAAATGGGCACTCTTCTTTTTTAGTCTCGGAGGAGTCGTGCAAGGATTTCTTGTGAACGGACACACTCCAGTGATTATTAGCACCATTGAAAAACg ATTTAAACTCACCAGTACAGAGTCTGGCCTGATAGCGAGCATGTACGATATAGGAGGGTCCCTGACTATCCTCTTTGTGACGTACGTTGGAGGCCGCAGACACAAGACCCAATGGGTTGGCTGGGGGCTGTTTATGATTGGATTATCGGGGATTATTTTTTCTATACCCCATTTTGTCGCCCCAACGTATTCGTTTCAAGAAATGACGAACATTTGTGGAAGCTCAGCAACAGAAAATTGCGTGATATCGATGCTGAAGAACTTCAG atttgttttttactttgcGATGTTGATTACCGGTGTAGGGTCTTCCCCTTTATATTCACTGGCCATTACATTCTTGGATGAAAATGTCAAACAACGATATTCAGCTCTTTACAACG GCATTCTAATCACAATGTCCATCGTCGGACCTGGTATTGGATTCTTAGTGGGTGCGGCATTGCTCGATATTTACACCTATCCCAGCGAAAC GGTAACCATTAACCAATCCAGTGAAAACTGGGTGGGCGCTTGGTGGATGGGGTCCTTTATAATCGGATTTGTTGGAATTTTTGTGTCGATCCCTGTTTTAATGCTCCCGCGGGTAATTCCCGGAACAGAGAAACACAGAATGGAACGAGAGAAGGAAATTCATCATTCTGCGCAGGACACAGCGCAAAAAGAAGTCTTCGGGAAATC aTTTCGGGACTTTCCCCAATGTACACTGACTTTGCTTCGGAACCCCACTTTTCTTTTCCTGTCTTTGGGTACCGCTCTTGATTCCGTGCTTATCGGGGGGTTTGCCGTGTTCGGGGCCAAATATTTGGAGACCCAGTTTGCACTTGGTGTCAGCCAAGCGGGGACTTATTTTG GTTTGATGGCAATACTCGGTGGCGCTGGCGGGCAGTTGGTCGGTGGAGGCAGCATCGCTaaatttaacttgaaaatGCCAACCATGCTTCGAATAAATTATATCGCTCCAGTTCTTGCGGTTGCCTGCGGCGGGGTGTACTTCATCACATGCAGCAACTTAG CTTTCGCTGGTGTGAACAGCGCCTACAGTGGTTCAAGTGCAATTAACGGAATCAGCGATTCTTGTAATGCCGATTGTGGGTGTGAGGAGGGCTTGTACCACCCGGTTTGTGGAAGTGACAGAGTTACTTATTTTTCTCCTTGCTTCGCTGGCTGTGAATCACAAAATGTAA ACACTTATAACAACTGCACGTGCATCGTTTCAACCGCGGCAAATTCTTCGGCCACCACAGGATTTTGCACTGACGAAATCTGCAGTAAAAGCTGGCAGTTGATCGTGTTTTgcttctttaattttttgctcatgttttttacttttgtgaaCGAGGCTTCTGTCTTGCAAGCTTCCTTGCGATGCGTTGCTTTTAATCAAAGGTCTTTCGCAATTGGCCTACAG GTCCTATTTAGTCGGGTACTAGGTACTGTCCCCGGTCCGTTGATAGTTGGAGCCCTGTTTGACCGGGCTTGCTCCAAATGGACCCAGGAATGCGGTACCAGGGGCTCTTGCTTGATATACGACAACAAAAATCTATCTTTGTACCTCGCTGTTTTCATTATTGTTATCAAG CTGTTGGACGCCCTCATATTCTGGATAGCACATCTGCGTTATAAACCCATTCCTGCTGAATTCACGGATGATGATGCGTGCGTTGAGGAGGACAAACATTCCATATCTGACGATAAAACCAAAGAACCCAACAAAGACGTCCAGCTTGTTACCAAGAGCAACGGATCTGCGCGTGCACCAGTTATCGAACAACCTATCTCACGTGACAAGATGTCGTCAGCACTTCCGGGTGAAACTCTATCTTCAAATACTTTCGATAATCACAGTTTTGTCGCTGACGACGCTATCATGCCGAGATAA
- the LOC143463221 gene encoding solute carrier organic anion transporter family member 4A1-like isoform X1, translating to MSLTKKFRLSVDSSESQIDVDLPKEETCGCEVGCAGCWESERFPAKKCQTFATTKWALFFFSLGGVVQGFLVNGHTPVIISTIEKRFKLTSTESGLIASMYDIGGSLTILFVTYVGGRRHKTQWVGWGLFMIGLSGIIFSIPHFVAPTYSFQEMTNICGSSATENCVISMLKNFRFVFYFAMLITGVGSSPLYSLAITFLDENVKQRYSALYNGILITMSIVGPGIGFLVGAALLDIYTYPSETVTINQSSENWVGAWWMGSFIIGFVGIFVSIPVLMLPRVIPGTEKHRMEREKEIHHSAQDTAQKEVFGKSFRDFPQCTLTLLRNPTFLFLSLGTALDSVLIGGFAVFGAKYLETQFALGVSQAGTYFGLMAILGGAGGQLVGGGSIAKFNLKMPTMLRINYIAPVLAVACGGVYFITCSNLAFAGVNSAYSGSSAINGISDSCNADCGCEEGLYHPVCGSDRVTYFSPCFAGCESQNGDTYNNCTCIVSTAANSSATTGFCTDEICSKSWQLIVFCFFNFLLMFFTFVNEASVLQASLRCVAFNQRSFAIGLQVLFSRVLGTVPGPLIVGALFDRACSKWTQECGTRGSCLIYDNKNLSLYLAVFIIVIKLLDALIFWIAHLRYKPIPAEFTDDDACVEEDKHSISDDKTKEPNKDVQLVTKSNGSARAPVIEQPISRDKMSSALPGETLSSNTFDNHSFVADDAIMPR from the exons ATGAGTTTAACAAAGAAGTTTCGTTTGAGTGTTGATAGCTCGGAATCCCAAATCGACGTCGATCTTCCTAAGGAAGAAACGTGCGGATGTGAGGTTGGATGTGCTGGATGTTGGGAAAGTGAAAG GTTTCCCGCCAAAAAGTGCCAGACTTTCGCTACAACGAAATGGGCACTCTTCTTTTTTAGTCTCGGAGGAGTCGTGCAAGGATTTCTTGTGAACGGACACACTCCAGTGATTATTAGCACCATTGAAAAACg ATTTAAACTCACCAGTACAGAGTCTGGCCTGATAGCGAGCATGTACGATATAGGAGGGTCCCTGACTATCCTCTTTGTGACGTACGTTGGAGGCCGCAGACACAAGACCCAATGGGTTGGCTGGGGGCTGTTTATGATTGGATTATCGGGGATTATTTTTTCTATACCCCATTTTGTCGCCCCAACGTATTCGTTTCAAGAAATGACGAACATTTGTGGAAGCTCAGCAACAGAAAATTGCGTGATATCGATGCTGAAGAACTTCAG atttgttttttactttgcGATGTTGATTACCGGTGTAGGGTCTTCCCCTTTATATTCACTGGCCATTACATTCTTGGATGAAAATGTCAAACAACGATATTCAGCTCTTTACAACG GCATTCTAATCACAATGTCCATCGTCGGACCTGGTATTGGATTCTTAGTGGGTGCGGCATTGCTCGATATTTACACCTATCCCAGCGAAAC GGTAACCATTAACCAATCCAGTGAAAACTGGGTGGGCGCTTGGTGGATGGGGTCCTTTATAATCGGATTTGTTGGAATTTTTGTGTCGATCCCTGTTTTAATGCTCCCGCGGGTAATTCCCGGAACAGAGAAACACAGAATGGAACGAGAGAAGGAAATTCATCATTCTGCGCAGGACACAGCGCAAAAAGAAGTCTTCGGGAAATC aTTTCGGGACTTTCCCCAATGTACACTGACTTTGCTTCGGAACCCCACTTTTCTTTTCCTGTCTTTGGGTACCGCTCTTGATTCCGTGCTTATCGGGGGGTTTGCCGTGTTCGGGGCCAAATATTTGGAGACCCAGTTTGCACTTGGTGTCAGCCAAGCGGGGACTTATTTTG GTTTGATGGCAATACTCGGTGGCGCTGGCGGGCAGTTGGTCGGTGGAGGCAGCATCGCTaaatttaacttgaaaatGCCAACCATGCTTCGAATAAATTATATCGCTCCAGTTCTTGCGGTTGCCTGCGGCGGGGTGTACTTCATCACATGCAGCAACTTAG CTTTCGCTGGTGTGAACAGCGCCTACAGTGGTTCAAGTGCAATTAACGGAATCAGCGATTCTTGTAATGCCGATTGTGGGTGTGAGGAGGGCTTGTACCACCCGGTTTGTGGAAGTGACAGAGTTACTTATTTTTCTCCTTGCTTCGCTGGCTGTGAATCACAAAAT GGAGACACTTATAACAACTGCACGTGCATCGTTTCAACCGCGGCAAATTCTTCGGCCACCACAGGATTTTGCACTGACGAAATCTGCAGTAAAAGCTGGCAGTTGATCGTGTTTTgcttctttaattttttgctcatgttttttacttttgtgaaCGAGGCTTCTGTCTTGCAAGCTTCCTTGCGATGCGTTGCTTTTAATCAAAGGTCTTTCGCAATTGGCCTACAG GTCCTATTTAGTCGGGTACTAGGTACTGTCCCCGGTCCGTTGATAGTTGGAGCCCTGTTTGACCGGGCTTGCTCCAAATGGACCCAGGAATGCGGTACCAGGGGCTCTTGCTTGATATACGACAACAAAAATCTATCTTTGTACCTCGCTGTTTTCATTATTGTTATCAAG CTGTTGGACGCCCTCATATTCTGGATAGCACATCTGCGTTATAAACCCATTCCTGCTGAATTCACGGATGATGATGCGTGCGTTGAGGAGGACAAACATTCCATATCTGACGATAAAACCAAAGAACCCAACAAAGACGTCCAGCTTGTTACCAAGAGCAACGGATCTGCGCGTGCACCAGTTATCGAACAACCTATCTCACGTGACAAGATGTCGTCAGCACTTCCGGGTGAAACTCTATCTTCAAATACTTTCGATAATCACAGTTTTGTCGCTGACGACGCTATCATGCCGAGATAA
- the LOC143463245 gene encoding protein HGH1 homolog, with product MEEVCKELVQFMQLSSRLEIKLTATKNVLALSGAPEGRKFILENKNLLEAILTLTKDKIPLVVKDCYLSLVNLSAEDYFAKSVLEKYNVVPEFLKIISDPNSEFSHQVCMIMSNLTRSNFGSTKVVEIIFNDKSSRLNQLLDAFYKTKYNKHGASLNHLASLFTNLTQIPKARSFFLDETKNHIQRLLPYLQYQESLTRRGGIASMLRNCCFEYESHGWLLGEKVDILPHLLLPLAGPEEFSEADTDKLPLDLQYLPSDKTREPDEDIRKILIQSIILLCADESGREFVKSKNAYVIIRELHQWELKEQNSEVAEECEKLIQILISEEPNEGNLMNIDIPENYQRISETS from the exons ATGGAGGAAGTGTGCAAAGAACTGGTGCAATTCATGCAACTTTCATCAAGGTTGGAAATAAAGCTGACTGCgactaaaaatgttttagctcTCTCCGGTGCCCCCGAGGGCAGAAAATTTATACTGGAGAATAAAAACTTGCTTGAG GCAATTTTGACTCTGACAAAGGATAAGATTCCTCTTGTAGTAAAAGATTGCTACTTGTCATTGGTCAATTTATCGGCGGAAGATTACTTTGCAAAATCTGTCTTGGAAAAGTATAATGTTGTGCCagagtttttaaaaatcatttcgGATCCTAACTCCGAATTTTCCCATCAAGTATGCATGATCATGTCAAACCTAACGCGATCAAACTTTGGGAGTACAAAAGTTGTGGAGATTATCTTCAATGATAAATCTTCTCGTCTCAATCAACTGCTCGATGCATTCTACAAAACAAAGTACAACAAACATGGAGCTTCTCTTAACCATTTGGCTTCTCTATTTACAAATCTTACTCAAATCCCAAAAG CAAGAAGTTTTTTCCTGGACGAAACAAAGAACCACATACAACGTTTGCTTCCATATTTGCAATATCAGGAATCTCTGACACGACGAGGAGGAATAGCATCTATGTTGAGGAATTGCTGTTTTGAATATG AAAGTCACGGTTGGTTGCTTGGTGAGAAGGTGGACATTTTACCTCATCTTCTTTTGCCTCTTGCTGGTCCTGAAGAATTTAGCGAAGCGGATACTGACAAACTTCCTCTTGATCTCCAATATCTTCCGAGTGATAAAACCAGGGAACCAGATGAAGATATTCGAAAAATTTTAATCCAATCTATTATTTTA CTTTGTGCTGATGAATCAGGGCGTGAATTTGTCAAATCGAAAAACGCTTACGTCATAATACGGGAACTCCATCAATGGGAATTAAAAGAACAGAACTCTGAAGTGGCTGAGGAAtgtgaaaaattaattcag ATTCTCATTTCTGAAGAACCAAATGAAGGCAATTTGATGAACATTGATATACCAGAAAACTACCAGAGAATTTCGGAGACATCATGA
- the LOC143463274 gene encoding N-alpha-acetyltransferase 20-like, with protein sequence MTLYRPFNCADMLKFNRVNLDPLTETYAVGFYLQYLAKWPEYFMVAESPSGEIMGYIMGKVEGRLPDDWHGHVTALSIAGDYRRLHLAAELMNRLEEVSENKKALFVDLFVRKSNQVALKMYEKLGYVIYRTVLDYYSSPDGDADEDAYDMRKPTSWDKNKTSIITQKNNYYF encoded by the exons ATGACACTTTATAGACCTTTTAATTGTGCGGATATGCTGAAGTTCAATCGTGTGAATTTAGATCCACTCACAGAAACATACGCGGTCGGTTTTTATCTTCAGTATTTGGCAAAATGGCCAGAGTATTTCATGGTAGCGGAGTCACCCTCTGGCGAGATTATGGGATATATTATGGGAAAG GTTGAAGGTCGATTGCCAGACGACTGGCATGGTCATGTGACAGCTCTGTCTATTGCTGGTGATTATCGACGATTGCATTTGGCAGCGGAGTTAATGAATCGCTTAGAAGAAGTTTCTGAGAACAAAAAAGCactttttgttgatttatttgttCGAAAATCCAATCAAGTTGCGTTGAAAATGTATGAGAAACTGGGATATGTCATATACAG AACTGTGCTCGATTATTACTCTTCCCCGGATGGAGACGCTGATGAGGATGCGTATGACATGAGAAAACCAACATCCTGGGATAAGAACAAAACTTCAATCATCacgcaaaaaaacaattattacTTCTGA
- the LOC143463266 gene encoding homeobox protein aristaless-like 3, which yields MIMVDLKPKLNESDVTQGESNHVIVKPTTSHSPLVMSNLQKGKRRSRTTFDPSQIRELEKIFHATHYPDIGTRDKLAAQINLPEARIQIWFQNRRAKWRKSEKLSKFGGLQDLTDVDVVPAPKADYVTKNEALNMSPRQRSPHQDDVINQISPTYQRAEMPLPWVYPNLPLLPLAALLSGGFSQTMTQPYPSFKMPGRLPPNFPFTSRSAENMTTPLAGFMTSPNENFFFKKNLPP from the exons ATGATTATGGTTGATCTAAAACCGAAATTGAACG AGAGTGACGTAACACAAGGCGAATCAAACCACGTGATTGTGAAACCAACAACGTCACACTCTCCACTTGTGAtgtcaaatttgcaaaaaggaAAGAGACGTTCGAGAACGACTTTTGATCCTTCGCAAATTCGGGAACTGGAGAAAATCTTCCACGCTACCCACTATCCAGACATCGGGACTAGAGACAAGCTTGCCGCCCAAATAAACTTACCCGAAGCCCGAATACAG ATTTGGTTCCAAAATCGACGGGCGAAATGGCGCAAGTCGGAGAAACTGAGCAAGTTCGGAGGGTTGCAAGATCTGACCGATGTCGATGTGGTGCCTGCTCCTAAAGcagattacgtcacaaag AATGAAGCCTTAAACATGTCACCGAGGCAGAGAAGTCCACACCaggatgacgtcatcaaccaGATATCACCCACTTACCAGAGGGCTGAGATGCCTCTGCCCTGGGTTTATCCAAATCTACCTCTACTACCCCTAGCTGCCCTGCTTTCGGGGGGCTTTTCGCAGACGATGACCCAACCGTATCCGTCCTTCAAAATGCCCGGCAGGCTTCCACCAAATTTTCCCTTTACTAGCCGGAGTGCGGAGAACATGACAACACCGCTGGCTggatttatgacgtcaccaaacgagaacttttttttcaaaaagaaCTTGCCACCATGA
- the LOC143463244 gene encoding protein arginine N-methyltransferase 1-like produces MEVSPSSTCVQNEQPATKVLKCDDSSNELAKGEQVIGNIPPDKMTSKDYYFDSYAHFGIHEEMLKDEVRTLTYRNSIYHNKHLFRGKVVLDVGCGTGVLSMFAAQAGAAKVYGIECSSIVDYARKIVEANGLDEVVTLIKGKVEEVELPVEKVDIILSEWMGYCLFYESMLNTVLYARDKWLAPGGLIFPDQATLYVTGIEDRQYKDDKINWWDNVYGFDMSCIRDVAISEPLVDVVEPKQVVTNASLVKQVDLYTVTEKDLDFTQPFHLILSRNDYMQAIVTFFRVEFTKCHKRTGFSTAPDAPYTHWKQTVFYLKDYITAKRGEEVYGTLSVKPNPRNKRDLDIGIDISFKGELCELSESNSYSMR; encoded by the exons ATGGAAGTGTCCCCCTCTTCAACATGCGTTCAAAATGAACAACCAGCCACCAAG GTATTAAAGTGCGATGATTCCTCAAACGAATTAGCTAAAGGAGAGCAAGTTATAGGCAACATTCCCCCAGATAAGATGACTTCAAAAGATTATTATTTTGACTCCTATGCTCACTTTGGAATCCATGAG GAAATGTTGAAAGATGAAGTGCGTACACTCACTTATCGGAACTCAATTTATCACAACAAGCACCTTTTTCGCGGTAAAGTTGTTTTAGATGTCGGCTGCGGCACTGGGGTCCTCTCCATGTTTGCCGCCCAAGCCGGGGCAGCAAAGGTCTACGGCATCGAATGCTCAAGCATCGTTGATTATGCAAGGAAAATAGTGGAAGCAAACGGCTTGGATGAAG tTGTGACATTGATCAAAGGGAAAGTTGAAGAGGTCGAACTACCCGTTGAGAAGGTTGACATCATTCTCAGTGAATGGATGGGATATTGTCTATTCTATGAATCCATGTTGAACACTGTGCTATATGCCAGGGACAAGTGGCTG GCACCAGGGGGGTTAATATTTCCTGATCAAGCCACCTTGTATGTGACTGGGATTGAGGATCGCCAGTATAAAGATGACAAAATAAACTGGTGGGATAATGTCTATGGCTTCGACATGAGCTGTATAAGAGAT GTGGCAATATCTGAGCCGTTGGTTGATGTGGTGGAACCAAAGCAGGTGGTCACAAACGCCAGTCTAGTGAAG CAAGTTGATCTCTACACAGTCACGGAAAAAGATCTTGACTTTACTCAGCCATTTCATCTCATCCTTTCTCGCAACGATTACATGCAGGCCAttgtaacattttttagagttgAGTTCACTAAGTGCCATAAACGCACTGGCTTTTCAACAG CGCCAGATGCTCCATACACTCACTGGAAGCAAACAGTGTTTTACTTGAAGGATTACATCACCGCAAAGCGTGGAGAAGAAGTCTACGGAACACTTTCAGTCAAACCCAACCCTAGAAATAAG CGTGACCTTGACATTGGCATAGACATCAGCTTTAAGGGTGAATTATGTGAACTGTCCGAGAGCAACAGCTACAGCATGCGTTGA